One window of Triticum dicoccoides isolate Atlit2015 ecotype Zavitan chromosome 5A, WEW_v2.0, whole genome shotgun sequence genomic DNA carries:
- the LOC119302150 gene encoding uncharacterized protein LOC119302150, which produces MEGDEAARRGREALSGGHLCHVCGHQYPNPNPSAKLRRSHRRNSCRKVTPAAEEEDAGPRNAGEGRLVLGAAGGPGDGEEPGNGAASGGSASPGSANGGVESAEDKENAEHASTNAARTQAITSDYIETGLIPNNSSETADEGNGTDSERPSTNGIQHKVSESFTGIGPLAVAHPTEREDCLEEYQDASSFLHQSDPEDGAAIARESDVPMEIKNIDKGSLERYDTCKYQFSRESSMADFPAGSEVENEAEYYVGNITPGLVGREDGLNLQSTDDCSAEIDSNNTDVVVDSKSDKTSGSCEFIGDLNSSSLQKCSPLMSDPESQSACSRKVDSFFKDGMEVLDCMSEVSPREEIVESYPIGSETVSNSGDEVKLIHTENTSTDHSTERSSQNLSAQGTSGVQLPVDNSCLVNSVCSVPGYQNDLSVTNVNGMLKSIAEDNCSKGILVKGSALDSSCEARPEQQEEICNRESATEVPTNYQVSTSQEHVTLLMDQVSSTKNPFNIDDTRSDDLFELASGYHLEAPNVFESEQEVDSTSQTVSNQTSVADGKHCPISDDRMVAVSSKNEYAVDAEDASVGSSADPLKNIFLHDASVNHDKKEGESHTNGIIDARSQVFPTEFGTMPVSQETNAVSTHVEEKTGTEDTKAKDEPLVENIDDSEEKKQTQDASVKEMTAVLHSDNVEEDKLAEDTGSNEVTAVQSTENIHEKDQTEDGSAKEMDREFNTADVDNRQTDETSKEEETDEVQQTDSAEEKKPAPEASAKETNAMQSRDHAEEQKQGEGTVRLEGNKQNGEIAAIGSRLNSARISVPLKVLLAEASLEGKEKKPSTKERVLSFTRRGASKDDASSAKPGAAGSDDQYWNSPAKMPHDNNNVDKRSKVRKQPWMPFICCHSVH; this is translated from the exons ATGGAGGGCGACGAGGCGGCGAGGCGCGGGAGGGAGGCGCTGAGCGGGGGCCACCTCTGCCACGTGTGCGGGCACCAGtaccccaaccccaaccccagcgCCAAGCTCCGCCGCTCCCACCGCAGGAATTCCTGCCGCAAGGTCACGCCGGCCGCCGAGGAGGAAGACGCCGGGCCGCGCAATGCGGGCGAGGGCCGCCTCGTGCTTG GTGCTGCGGGAGGACCAGGAGACGGGGAGGAGCCCGGCAATGGCGCGGCGAGCGGAGGCTCTGCGTCGCCCGGATCTGCGAACGGAGGCGTCGAATCGGCGGAGGACAAGGAGAACGCAG AACATGCTTCTACTAATGCTGCTAGAACTCAAGCCATCACCAGTGACTACATTGAAACCGGCCTGATTCCCAATAATTCTTCTGAAACTGCAGATGAAGGCAATGGAACTGATTCAGAAAGGCCTAGCACCAATGGAATTCAACATAAAGTGTCTGAAAGTTTCACTGGAATTGGACCGCTTGCAGTTGCACACCCAACTGAACGAGAAGATTGTCTTGAGGAGTACCAGGATGCATCTTCTTTTCTTCATCAATCAGATCCGGAAGATGGTGCAGCAATAGCACGTGAGTCAGATGTTCCTATGGAAATCAAGAATATAGATAAAGGCTCTCTTGAAAGATATGACACATGCAAATATCAGTTTTCAAGAGAATCAAGCATGGCTGATTTTCCTGCTGGATCTGAAGTTGAAAACGAAGCTGAATATTATGTGGGGAATATAACTCCTGGATTGGTTGGGCGTGAAGATGGCTTAAACCTCCAGAGTACAGATGACTGCTCAGCAGAAATTGACAGCAACAATACAGATGTTGTGGTTGACAGCAAATCTGATAAAACATCTGGCAGTTGTGAGTTTATTGGTGATTTGAATTCCTCATCTCTTCAGAAGTGCTCTCCGCTTATGTCCGACCCAGAATCCCAATCTGCATGTTCCAGGAAGGTGGACAGCTTCTTTAAAGATGGTATGGAAGTTCTGGATTGCATGTCTGAAGTATCGCCAAGAGAAGAAATTGTAGAATCATATCCTATTGGATCTGAAACAGTATCTAATTCTGGAGACGAGGTGAAGCTAATTCATACTGAAAATACATCGACTGATCActccacagagcgctcttcacagaACTTGTCTGCTCAAGGTACTTCAGGTGTTCAGCTGCCAGTTGATAACTCTTGCTTGGTAAATTCAGTATGCTCTGTACCTGGTTATCAGAATGATCTGTCTGTTACTAATGTGAATGGCATGCTCAAGTCCATTGCTGAAGACAACTGCAGTAAAGGCATTTTAGTTAAGGGCAGTGCGTTGGATTCTTCCTGTGAGGCGAGGCCTGAACAACAAGAGGAAATCTGCAACAGAGAGAGTGCCACTGAGGTTCCAACAAATTATCAAGTGTCTACAAGTCAGGAGCATGTCACATTACTAATGGATCAAGTGTCTTCTACCAAGAATCCATTCAATATAGATGACACCAGGAGTGATGACTTATTTGAGCTTGCTTCTGGTTACCATTTGGAGGCACCAAATGTTTTTGAATCAGAGCAGGAAGTTGACTCTACATCTCAGACAGTTTCCAACCAAACCAGCGTTGCTGATGGGAAACACTGTCCGATCTCAG ATGATCGCATGGTAGCTGTGTCAAGTAAAAATGAATATGCAGTTGATGCAGAAGATGCGTCGGTCGGTAGCAGTGCAGATCCTCTGAAGAACATTTTCTTGCATGATGCCTCGGTGAACCATGACAAGAAGGAAGGTGAATCGCATACAAATGGCATCATCGATGCACGATCTCAAGTATTTCCGACAGAATTTGGCACAATGCCTGTCTCTCAGGAGACCAATGCAGTCAGCACACATGTTGAAGAAAAGACTGGCACGGAAGACACCAAAGCAAAAGATGAGCCTCTGGTAGAGAATATAGATGACTCAGAAGAAAAGAAACAGACTCAAGATGCTAGCGTGAAGGAGATGACTGCAGTACTGCACTCAGATAATGTCGAAGAGGATAAACTGGCTGAGGATACTGGTTCAAATGAAGTGACTGCAGTACAAAGCACAGAAAATATTCATGAAAAAGATCAGACTGAAGACGGTAGTGCAAAGGAGATGGACAGGGAATTTAATACAGCTGATGTTGATAACAGGCAGACCGATGAGACGAGCAAAGAAGAGGAGACAGATGAGGTGCAACAGacagatagtgccgaagaaaagAAGCCGGCTCCAGAAGCTAGTGCAAAGGAGACGAACGCCATGCAAAGCAGGGATCATGCTGAAGAGCAGAAGCAGGGTGAAGGAACAGTCAGACTGGAGGGAAACAAGCAGAATGGAGAGATCGCCGCTATCGGCTCGAGGCTGAATTCAGCAAGGATCAGCGTCCCCTTGAAGGTCCTCCTTGCTGAGGCGAGCCTGGAGGGCAAAGAGAAGAAACCCAGCACCAAGGAGCGGGTCCTGTCATTCACACGGCGAGGAGCGTCGAAGGACGACGCCTCATCGGCGAAGCCAGGGGCAGCCGGTTCGGACGACCAGTACTGGAATTCCCCCGCGAAGATGCCCCACGACAACAACAACGTCGACAAGAGGTCCAAAGTGAGGAAGCAGCCGTGGATGCCCTTCATCTGCTGCCACTCCGTGCACTGA
- the LOC119302149 gene encoding peptidyl-prolyl cis-trans isomerase FKBP15-1-like, whose protein sequence is MAKPRLLLFLLVAATALLLVASAKKSGDVSALQIGVKYKPESCSISAHKGDRVKVHYRGTLTDGTVFDSSYERGDPIEFELGTGQVIKGWDQGILGMCIGEKRKLKIPSKLGYGDQGSPPTIPGGATLIFDTELVAVNGEPSSKSDEDDADL, encoded by the exons ATGGCGAAGCCGCGGCTTCTTCTCTTCCTGCTGGTCGCCGCCACCGCGCTCCTGCTCGTCG CCTCCGCCAAGAAGTCCGGCGACGTCTCGGCGCTCCAGATCGGCGTCAAG TACAAGCCAGAATCGTGCAGCATCTCGGCTCACAAAGGTGACAGAGTTAAAGTTCACTACCGT GGAACACTTACCGATGGAACAGTTTTTGATTCTAGCTATGAAAGGGGTGACCCGATTGAATTTGAATTGGGCACTGGTCAAGTGATCAAAG GATGGGACCAGGGAATTTTGGGCATGTGCATTGGTGAGAAGAGGAAGCTGAAGATCCCTTCAAAGCTCGGCTATGGGGATCAGGGATCGCCACCTACCATTCCAG GCGGAGCAACTCTCATATTCGACACAGAGCTTGTCGCTGTCAATGGCGAGCCATCTAGCAAATCAGACGAGGATGACGCTGATCTGTAG